The following nucleotide sequence is from Bactrocera oleae isolate idBacOlea1 chromosome 2, idBacOlea1, whole genome shotgun sequence.
GTGCTTTCCATCTCGCTGTATGTAGTTGGTTTTATCGCTGAaagatttaaatacatataaattggTAAACGAGCGTagaaccagagaatgtaaattagtgaaatttcaattatttttctaaacACCAATAATACAGAGCTTGAGGAATTGCTGAACAGATGTAACTATTATATATTCTGTTGCAGTTATACACTGAGATGTAATACTAATTGTACAAGTAAATGAATTTGGCAAAATAAGTGATTTTTTAGAAGATTTGTTCACTCATATGCATCACATCGCTAGTTGATAAAATGATAAAACAACAAATTGCGAAATAGCAAGATTATGATAAAAATATGGTACAGCACAAGTATATTCCAAGAGATAGTAGATTGTATCGACTCCTTATGTTAGAAACATTTCCACGGTcccttaattatatttttactgtttCCAAATTGTATCTTGCCTCGTCCAGCTTCGGGATTTTTCTCCAGTGGCTCAACAAATTTTGCCACCTTTCTACGTTACAAATACATACTGattaaaattgttcaaaatttttaacgaataatttttttcaccaaTTTTCTAGTGTCGCAAAGTGTTTTCAAATTTGCCCTATTGTTAATAAAACATCGTCAACCGCTAAATGTAGACAATTGCCCGATTCGAGAGGCTTTAAAAAGCCATGCTTCTCCCACACTCAACTATATGTAGTCTCTTTGCGAGTGTCAATCGCAcgtaatttacatatttttgcaaCTTACCGCATAGTATACAAAAATATCCCAGAACAAtactattttgaaatatatttcaacttttgttgtagtaaattatttcattaaagcaagttttcagtttttgaaaattcatatggagtaaattataaatactattttttattaaaatgtaatgATCTTTGATATTTATTGAAGGGATGGTCATGTTGCTTCGAGTctaagttatttaaatatagtacatatattaaaatcgaTTTAATTAACTTATGAGTTATACATGCCTCTTCGGTTTAGTTTATACGaaactattattaaaattaataaagatcCTACAAAAATTTAAGGGGTATACACGAATCTTGTTGGCTTACTCGCGATCAATCTGTTTGcactacaggttggttgaaaagtttctgttcTCACCAAGAAacagcactactagctccaaatttttttttctcaagttggtacatctgtcttGAGAACAGATACAAAGTAACAAGTCATtctgttaattaattatttgtttacaagccatttgaagttgacgtgtcagagtatttttttatttatttatgaacaattgttagaagtgataaggagtcctcaccttcaaaacgcaccgttgaattttagactggaaagtcattatagggatggcataaaattattggtataaatgtattgaagttaGGGGAGAGtatgttgaataaaaatatatatttcgatcTTGATCCACCATTCAACCATTAGCGATAATGTTAAAACTTTACAGTGCAAAGATCTATAGCTctaaaaaaaacagaaactgAAGATAAAATTTCTAGCTTAATGAAGCGCAAGGAAAACTAAATGAAGGAGGATttggtatacaaatttatttataattatatagctaaaaatcctgaaattataaatagtaaaaatggttgGGTGTTACGTTTTCCCAACGATTTTtactatttgtaataaaaatttaaccttTAAATAGTTATCtagtatatatgatatatattgcATTCAAATATGAATAcgaatatgtaaaataataaaagttggaTTGGTAGCTAACTGTGCGGGAGGCAATTATTGGTGTGGATTTGAGATTTGATATCAAATTCAAGTAGAATTAAAAAGGGGGATTTGCGCCAAAATGAATAATCTTTTAAGTTAAAGATTTTCACTACACAAAAACACAGGTCCCCTAGAATACCAGTAGTTTCGTTCACACCAACCTCTTCCCTTTTCTAAGGCACAGTCAACAATTATCTTCTTAGCAGGAATAAAAGTAAAGACAACGAAAGACAGCTCATCACATTATATGTGCTGGACGCAGTACTTGCGTGACGAGACTGGAAGCTTTCTCGATAAGGAACCTCTTTTCGAGGAATTGTCACAATTCAGATCATTCCATTGGATATTCTGCTACATGGCACTACTCAGCTGACATGTGAAACATATCTGAAGGGTTACACAGTAAGTCGGCCCTCAACAACAGCAACTTTTTCctgttcttaaaaaaaaaaaagttaagtgaTGATTTGACGATGAAGAGGCAATCGCCGAGAATGAGACTGTTGAGCTGAGAAAATATAACTGTCACTCCAAAATTGGTACTGAAAAATTGGTAGATtgttataataaagaaaaaaatgtgtgttctTTAAAATGCAATGAACTTTAAAACCCATctgttatttataaatattattatggaaaatatatatatgtcacaCATTAATACAAAAGTCAcaactcaaatattttcaaattggaaattttaaaataaatcaattcgCAATACAAATATCTAAATCATCACTCTCTTATTTAACTGGAAAAGTACGGTTAGGTCTATTGTTCTGTTGGTTGCGTCGTCTGCTTCGCTTGTGCAGTATCTAGCAGTACTATTTGTAGTTGTATTGCTATTGTTGAAATAAATCGTAAATTGTCTACTgtattcttaaaaattgtgtctctttatatgaaaaaagtgagattaataatatgtattatttgaaacgtgttatttttaaagaaatagttGAGATTGTCATACCGTTATTCGATGTCTTAACTCAAAAatgtctttaatttttttttctgtcaaATTAGAAAATCAATGATATTTGAGCTCTTTAACGAATGTCTGTTAGAATAACGATAAtcattgtacaagtatgtagtaGGAACGACTATTTGACTGTAAAATGTCAATAAATTTTAGAGGAATTGTTTTTTGCTACTCCTGAACATTTGCAATTTTTCGAATTGTAACGCTTTTGTATTTAGTGTGCGATGTTTTAAATGTCTTCATAGTAGTATATTATAACAAACCAATTTCAATACATTGATTCGAAGTTATTACACCTTTATAAGgtgattatttgaaaaatgcGTTACGTAGAAATTAAGCGTGGCTGACGTATCTAACGTATTTATCTCTGAAATAGTTTTGTAATTccggaaaaatataaatttctcttTTTATTCGATTTCAGTATTGAAAAAGTACTCACCGGTCAATGTACTCACGATTTCTGACTTGAGGATTTTCATCTCTGTTAAAACGACGACTttctataagtatataatatttataactttaataGTTATGCTTATGTCATAGGTCATTGTACACTTCTACATACCGATTTTCTGTGTTTCCAGTCCATCTCTACTATGTGCTACACTATTATTATCCAGATTTTGCACCGCAACATCTTTTCTACGCCAGCTTGTAGTATAATTCGTAGAATCCTTATTAGTTTTCTCCAACTGGATATCTCCAATTTTATCGTTGATTTCGTCTTGatcaagttcattttttaaCTGTTGCTGACGACGAGCTTCGGTCATTCTTTCCTCTATTTCCAATTCACGAGTTGCTGTATCTACTGGCTTTGCAGAACCAAAAACTTTTTTCGACGTTACACCACcttgtttaaacattttttgattttcatctATGCTTTCTATGTCTCTATCTAAATCTTTGCTCATAAGTGGCAGAGGTAGTGTGCGTGGCTTTAAATTAAGTTTGGGTCTTTCAAATTCTTGGTCatctcttttaaattttattgaaatgctTCTCTCAGTATCTTTATTTCTGAATTTAGACTCAAGACTTTGGTTCATATTAGATCTGATTCCAGACCGCCAAGAGctagtatatttattttcatctgGTTCATACTTTCTTTCTCGACTAAAGTGCTTACCATAACCATCATTGGAATTATTAGTATTGTTGTCTCGACGCCAATTGGTTGATTCCCTATTTTCACCACTGTTGTTGAAACCATCAAACCCACGACGATTTCCTCTTTGTCTAAAACCTTGGTTATCACTCTCATTTGATAGTTCTATTCTAATTCTTCTGCCTTTAATAGATGGATCTGGCAAACTTAGAGTATTGATTAAATCTTCACGATTCTCAAACTCAACATAACCAAAACCTCTTACACGACCTGTTTCGCCTTCCTCACGAGGTAAACGCAAAGATAATAGTGGCGTTGCTCCGAAAAATTCTTGTAAATCTTCTTCCTTGGCATCAAAAGGGAGATTGGTTAAATATGCAATATATGGAGGGCTATGTGGAACAGAATCATCATCAAATATACGATTCGCTCTAGGGGCAGTTGGTAATTGAAAAACTAGAGGCATATTAACTCCATCATCACTCTCTTCACCCTCAAGGTTCCTGACTTTTTTGGCTACTTGTGTGATTCCCACGGGTACATCGCCATTTGCCAAGAAAGACTGCAAAGATATTGCGGTGCCCttcttctttcctttttttccttaaaaaatattacattgatTATTTACTTGTGATCAATCAAACTATTGCTAAAATTAAACATGTCAAAATCTACAAGggttacaaacaaatatataacagatatgtatgtacttataacttatttcaaaatatttttaaaataggaataatatatattattttacttattctATTTGAGCTACATAGCGATAATTTTCTCAGATAAAACA
It contains:
- the eIF4B gene encoding eukaryotic translation initiation factor 4B isoform X2 — protein: MASSGKKGKKKGTAISLQSFLANGDVPVGITQVAKKVRNLEGEESDDGVNMPLVFQLPTAPRANRIFDDDSVPHSPPYIAYLTNLPFDAKEEDLQEFFGATPLLSLRLPREEGETGRVRGFGYVEFENREDLINTLSLPDPSIKGRRIRIELSNESDNQGFRQRGNRRGFDGFNNSGENRESTNWRRDNNTNNSNDGYGKHFSRERKYEPDENKYTSSWRSGIRSNMNQSLESKFRNKDTERSISIKFKRDDQEFERPKLNLKPRTLPLPLMSKDLDRDIESIDENQKMFKQGGVTSKKVFGSAKPVDTATRELEIEERMTEARRQQQLKNELDQDEINDKIGDIQLEKTNKDSTNYTTSWRRKDVAVQNLDNNSVAHSRDGLETQKIESRRFNRDENPQVRNREYIDRFAKHQTNMLVLMTRYRNKRLKLYFFVYDEHFII
- the eIF4B gene encoding eukaryotic translation initiation factor 4B isoform X1, with protein sequence MASSGKKGKKKGTAISLQSFLANGDVPVGITQVAKKVRNLEGEESDDGVNMPLVFQLPTAPRANRIFDDDSVPHSPPYIAYLTNLPFDAKEEDLQEFFGATPLLSLRLPREEGETGRVRGFGYVEFENREDLINTLSLPDPSIKGRRIRIELSNESDNQGFRQRGNRRGFDGFNNSGENRESTNWRRDNNTNNSNDGYGKHFSRERKYEPDENKYTSSWRSGIRSNMNQSLESKFRNKDTERSISIKFKRDDQEFERPKLNLKPRTLPLPLMSKDLDRDIESIDENQKMFKQGGVTSKKVFGSAKPVDTATRELEIEERMTEARRQQQLKNELDQDEINDKIGDIQLEKTNKDSTNYTTSWRRKDVAVQNLDNNSVAHSRDGLETQKIESRRFNRDENPQVRNREYIDRDKTNYIQRDGKHKEENKIKKMTKNERTFPKCQDNINLPVCQTSNKYAGLNDEVSE